A region of Mesorhizobium sp. AR02 DNA encodes the following proteins:
- a CDS encoding multidrug effflux MFS transporter: protein MTSDTPIRSPGTDISGRTMVSEPAAPPRLITLILLSALAVLPVNMILPSLPNIAATFQADFALVNLSVAGFAIITAVIEAIGGAISDRFGRRPVVLISLSIFVIASIGCALAPNIGIFLLFRAMQACIGPCYSVALVIIKETSDERETASKFGYLAMGWALAPMVGPLFGGSLDELFGWRSSFVVFAILGMVAYALSVREIRRTPLSRAHRNYLASYRLLLTSTRFWTYTLCMAASMGVLYVFLGGAPLVVGDALGGSSAKLGFYMGLVPTGFILGSYLAGRYASKTSLSAILVFARLLTCAGLLVGLVLSSFGITHVLVFFAPCVFIGIGNGLTMPAANSGALSVRPDLVGTAAGLTAAMRIGGGALIASIAGLFLADSIPALFVMMLISAALALLAALYAALLDRRPPTD from the coding sequence ATGACGAGCGATACCCCCATTCGGAGTCCGGGCACAGACATATCAGGGAGAACGATGGTCTCCGAACCCGCTGCTCCACCCCGACTGATTACCCTTATCCTGCTTTCGGCTCTTGCCGTGTTGCCGGTCAACATGATTTTGCCGTCGCTGCCGAACATTGCCGCAACGTTCCAAGCTGATTTCGCATTGGTCAATCTGTCGGTTGCCGGCTTTGCGATCATCACCGCCGTCATCGAGGCCATTGGAGGCGCAATATCGGACCGATTTGGGCGCAGGCCGGTCGTCTTGATATCTCTCTCGATCTTCGTCATCGCGTCCATTGGCTGCGCTCTGGCTCCCAATATCGGCATTTTTCTTCTGTTTCGCGCGATGCAGGCGTGCATCGGCCCCTGCTATTCCGTCGCTCTGGTCATCATCAAGGAGACATCGGACGAGCGCGAAACCGCCAGCAAATTTGGTTATCTCGCCATGGGGTGGGCGCTCGCGCCCATGGTCGGTCCTCTGTTTGGCGGGTCACTGGACGAACTGTTCGGATGGCGGTCAAGCTTCGTTGTCTTCGCGATCCTCGGTATGGTCGCCTACGCCCTATCCGTGCGCGAGATCAGAAGAACCCCATTGTCGAGAGCGCACAGGAACTACCTTGCCTCCTACAGGCTGCTCCTGACCTCGACGCGGTTTTGGACCTACACACTGTGCATGGCCGCCTCGATGGGGGTGCTTTATGTCTTTCTGGGCGGAGCCCCATTGGTCGTCGGTGACGCGCTCGGTGGATCAAGCGCAAAACTCGGCTTCTACATGGGATTGGTCCCTACCGGCTTCATTCTCGGCAGCTATCTGGCCGGGCGTTACGCCTCGAAGACCTCACTGAGCGCCATACTTGTTTTTGCGCGCCTCCTGACCTGCGCCGGCCTGTTGGTCGGTCTGGTCCTGTCAAGTTTTGGCATCACTCACGTCCTGGTCTTCTTTGCACCTTGCGTGTTCATCGGCATCGGTAATGGATTGACCATGCCTGCCGCCAACAGCGGCGCCTTGTCGGTACGACCGGATTTGGTTGGCACCGCCGCAGGACTGACCGCCGCAATGCGGATCGGTGGCGGGGCACTCATAGCCTCCATCGCCGGCCTGTTCCTGGCAGATTCGATCCCTGCGCTGTTCGTGATGATGCTGATATCGGCGGCACTCGCATTGTTGGCGGCGCTGTATGCCGCCCTTCTCGACCGGCGGCCGCCAACCGATTGA
- a CDS encoding 2-hydroxyacid dehydrogenase, which translates to MTKAEQLQAVAILVPADFSDHAVRRIDRTFNQVRIERADPVLVTDEMRRSVRGIASFAGISAALMDALPNLELIASFGVGYDSVDVGHAAAKNIMVTNTPDVLTEEVADTAIGLLINTIRDLPRAENWLRDGSWVRNGNYPLSRLTLRARRVGIFGMGRIGQAIARRLEAFGLPVAYHNRRRVEGLSYQYHSTLKGLAEAVDTLISVAPGGASTQKAVNAEILSALGANGVFVNIGRGSTVDEAALAAALADGTIAAAGLDVFADEPNVPKALLDAPNTSLLPHVGSASEHTRRAMADLCVDNLVSWFTDRRPLTPVPETAHVRARG; encoded by the coding sequence ATGACCAAGGCCGAACAGCTGCAAGCCGTCGCCATTCTGGTGCCTGCGGACTTCAGCGACCATGCCGTCAGGCGTATCGACCGTACCTTCAACCAGGTCAGGATCGAACGCGCCGATCCGGTGCTGGTCACCGACGAGATGCGCCGCAGCGTGCGCGGCATTGCCTCCTTTGCCGGCATCAGCGCCGCGCTGATGGATGCCTTGCCCAATCTCGAACTCATCGCCTCCTTCGGCGTCGGCTATGACTCGGTCGATGTCGGCCATGCGGCGGCGAAAAACATCATGGTCACCAACACGCCCGACGTGCTGACCGAGGAGGTCGCCGACACCGCGATCGGGCTGCTGATCAACACGATCCGTGACCTGCCGCGCGCGGAAAACTGGCTGCGCGACGGCAGCTGGGTGCGCAACGGCAATTATCCGCTGAGCCGGCTGACCTTGCGCGCCCGCCGCGTCGGAATTTTCGGCATGGGCCGCATCGGGCAAGCCATTGCCCGCCGGCTTGAGGCGTTCGGCCTGCCGGTCGCCTATCACAACCGGCGCCGTGTCGAAGGCCTTTCCTACCAGTATCACTCGACGCTGAAGGGCCTTGCCGAAGCGGTCGATACGTTGATTTCGGTGGCGCCTGGCGGCGCTTCGACGCAGAAGGCGGTCAATGCCGAGATCCTGTCGGCGCTCGGCGCCAACGGCGTCTTCGTCAATATCGGCCGCGGCAGCACGGTCGACGAGGCAGCACTTGCGGCAGCGCTTGCCGACGGCACTATCGCCGCCGCCGGGCTCGATGTCTTCGCCGACGAACCGAACGTGCCCAAGGCGCTGCTCGATGCGCCCAACACGTCGCTGTTGCCGCATGTTGGCTCGGCATCGGAGCACACACGCCGCGCCATGGCCGATCTGTGCGTCGACAATCTGGTGTCATGGTTCACAGACCGCCGGCCGCTGACACCGGTGCCAGAGACGGCGCATGTGAGGGCTCGCGGCTGA
- a CDS encoding DUF1778 domain-containing protein: MPRSADNKTERYQIRIPPVQKAMIARAAALSHKDMADFILDKIVPEAQAVIDAAEVTKVADRDFKRILDLLEHPPKPNARLKAAIAALPDTL, translated from the coding sequence ATGCCCAGATCAGCCGACAACAAGACCGAGCGTTATCAGATCCGCATTCCCCCGGTGCAAAAGGCGATGATCGCTCGCGCCGCTGCGCTGTCGCACAAGGATATGGCCGACTTCATCCTCGACAAGATCGTGCCTGAAGCACAGGCCGTGATCGACGCAGCCGAGGTAACGAAAGTGGCTGACCGCGACTTCAAGCGCATCCTCGACCTTTTGGAGCACCCGCCCAAACCCAACGCTAGGCTCAAGGCTGCGATCGCCGCCTTGCCGGATACTCTGTGA
- a CDS encoding DUF2000 family protein, translating into MFDTKFAIVLREDLPVWQKLNVTAFLTSGIVAQFPDIIGEPYRDRSGNLYNPLSIQPVIVLSADQATLSAIHRRALERGVTTSLYVEEMFSTGFDAANRAVFAKFAPDDAKVVGIALRAEKKLVDKITKGARMHA; encoded by the coding sequence ATGTTCGATACGAAATTTGCAATCGTGCTGCGGGAAGATCTGCCCGTCTGGCAGAAGCTCAACGTCACCGCCTTCCTGACCAGCGGCATCGTCGCGCAGTTCCCCGACATCATCGGCGAGCCCTATCGCGACCGATCAGGCAATCTCTACAACCCGCTGTCGATCCAGCCGGTCATCGTGCTCTCGGCCGATCAGGCGACGCTGAGCGCGATCCACCGGCGCGCGCTGGAGCGCGGCGTGACGACCTCGCTCTATGTCGAGGAGATGTTTTCCACCGGCTTCGACGCCGCCAATCGCGCCGTCTTTGCCAAGTTCGCGCCAGATGACGCCAAGGTGGTCGGCATCGCGCTGCGTGCCGAGAAGAAACTCGTGGACAAGATCACCAAGGGCGCCCGCATGCACGCATAG
- a CDS encoding DMT family transporter, producing the protein MLTTYVFFTFLDTSSKYLVLAGVSALIVAWVRFAVHVVLVGTLLRGWRQPVRFRPVNLPAHVLRGVFLFGSTMGNVLALRSLQLAETTSIYFFGPMVITALAGPLLGEWAGWRRWLAILAAFIGVLIITRPGVGVFGIGHLFALGSMLSNCFYVIMTRRMAATETSESLILFSALAPVVLLLPMLPFSFSLPHDGWHWFVLLMLGVFGGVGHWLLVQAYRLATTTALAPYPYSQMVWMIISGWIVFKQFPDRWTLVGAAIIVASGLYIVHREHRLRLQSRAASDVEAEALAKKL; encoded by the coding sequence ATGCTGACCACCTATGTCTTCTTCACCTTCCTCGACACCTCAAGCAAATATCTCGTCCTGGCCGGCGTTTCCGCGCTGATCGTCGCCTGGGTGCGCTTTGCCGTGCATGTCGTGCTGGTCGGCACGTTGCTGCGCGGCTGGCGCCAACCGGTGCGGTTTCGCCCGGTCAACCTGCCGGCGCATGTGCTGCGCGGTGTGTTCCTGTTCGGCTCGACCATGGGCAACGTCCTGGCCCTGCGCTCCCTGCAACTGGCCGAGACCACCTCGATCTATTTCTTCGGGCCGATGGTGATTACGGCACTTGCCGGCCCGCTGCTCGGTGAGTGGGCCGGCTGGCGGCGCTGGCTGGCCATCCTGGCCGCCTTCATCGGGGTTCTGATCATCACAAGGCCAGGCGTCGGCGTTTTCGGCATCGGACATCTCTTCGCGCTCGGCTCGATGCTGTCGAACTGCTTCTACGTCATCATGACGCGCCGCATGGCGGCGACCGAGACGTCGGAAAGCCTGATCCTGTTCTCGGCGCTGGCGCCGGTGGTGCTGCTTTTGCCCATGCTGCCGTTCTCCTTCTCGCTGCCGCATGATGGCTGGCACTGGTTCGTGCTGCTCATGCTTGGCGTGTTTGGCGGTGTCGGGCACTGGCTGCTGGTGCAGGCCTATCGGCTGGCGACGACCACGGCGTTGGCGCCCTATCCCTACTCGCAGATGGTGTGGATGATCATTTCCGGCTGGATCGTCTTCAAGCAGTTTCCCGACCGCTGGACGCTGGTCGGCGCCGCCATCATCGTTGCTAGCGGTCTCTACATCGTCCACCGCGAGCACCGGCTTCGACTGCAGAGCCGCGCGGCCTCCGATGTCGAGGCGGAGGCGCTGGCAAAAAAACTTTGA
- a CDS encoding WD40 repeat domain-containing protein — MPTVAPLDLDGHCLAAVFLGDVPHFALADGAIHRLDNGHKTVQANDGLLAAFHDAANDRLITGGEDGKVFAVRAGGGLSELASAGKKWITSVAAGPQGAIAYATGKTAFVRFADGKTREFAHPRSVEGLAFSPKGMRFGVARYNGATLHFPAAEGKPVELEWAGAHTGIIFSPDGAFLVTTMQENALHGWKLADGKHMRMTGYPGKVKSLSWSVKGKWLASSGAPAAIVWPFSGKDGPMGKAPLELGTRGNAMVTAVACHPSQDVVAVGYDDGMVMAVRFSDAKEVLLRRPGKGAITSMMWDKEERRIAFGSAAGDCGVIDITA; from the coding sequence ATGCCAACCGTCGCCCCTCTCGACCTCGATGGCCATTGCCTCGCCGCCGTCTTTCTCGGCGATGTGCCGCATTTTGCGCTGGCCGACGGCGCCATCCATCGCCTCGACAATGGCCACAAGACGGTGCAGGCCAATGACGGGCTGCTCGCGGCTTTCCATGATGCTGCCAATGACCGGCTGATCACCGGCGGCGAGGACGGCAAGGTCTTTGCCGTGAGAGCGGGCGGCGGTCTCAGCGAACTGGCGAGCGCTGGCAAGAAGTGGATCACCAGCGTTGCCGCGGGACCGCAAGGCGCCATCGCCTATGCGACCGGCAAGACCGCCTTCGTGCGCTTCGCCGATGGCAAGACAAGGGAATTTGCCCATCCGCGTTCTGTCGAGGGGCTGGCGTTTTCGCCCAAGGGCATGCGCTTTGGCGTCGCCCGCTACAATGGCGCGACGCTGCATTTCCCGGCCGCCGAGGGCAAGCCGGTGGAGCTCGAATGGGCCGGCGCCCACACCGGTATCATCTTCTCGCCGGACGGCGCCTTCCTCGTCACCACCATGCAGGAAAACGCGCTGCATGGCTGGAAGCTGGCGGACGGCAAGCACATGCGCATGACCGGCTACCCCGGCAAGGTCAAAAGCCTGTCATGGAGCGTCAAAGGCAAATGGCTGGCGAGTTCCGGCGCGCCGGCGGCGATCGTCTGGCCGTTCTCGGGCAAGGACGGCCCGATGGGCAAGGCGCCCCTGGAACTCGGCACGCGCGGCAACGCCATGGTGACGGCGGTCGCCTGCCACCCGAGCCAGGATGTCGTTGCTGTCGGTTATGATGACGGCATGGTGATGGCGGTGCGTTTTTCCGATGCCAAGGAAGTGCTGTTGCGGCGGCCCGGCAAGGGCGCGATCACCTCGATGATGTGGGACAAGGAAGAACGCCGTATCGCCTTCGGCAGTGCGGCCGGCGACTGTGGCGTCATCGACATCACGGCGTAG
- a CDS encoding GNAT family N-acetyltransferase, protein MTLPSWHEESIAKRHDRASFDCGDAQMNDFLRRFARQSHDQNAAKTFCAIDDAATQRILGFYTIAPSAVAHETVPEVMTRGLARHEVSGFKLARLATDRTVAGQGLGGQLLVAAALRCLRLAGEGGGILLIIDAKSERAARWYASYGAERLRGSDLTLVMPLATFATDLRAKGLL, encoded by the coding sequence GTGACGCTGCCGTCCTGGCACGAGGAGTCCATCGCCAAACGGCATGACAGGGCTTCTTTCGACTGTGGCGACGCACAGATGAACGATTTCCTGCGACGGTTCGCCCGGCAGAGCCATGATCAGAACGCAGCCAAGACTTTCTGTGCGATCGATGACGCGGCTACGCAGCGGATTCTCGGTTTCTATACGATCGCGCCATCAGCCGTTGCGCATGAAACCGTTCCCGAAGTAATGACAAGAGGCTTGGCGCGACACGAGGTTTCCGGCTTCAAGCTTGCCCGGCTTGCGACCGACCGCACCGTTGCCGGGCAAGGACTCGGAGGTCAACTGCTTGTCGCCGCAGCGTTGCGCTGTCTGCGGCTTGCTGGCGAGGGCGGCGGTATCCTGCTCATCATCGATGCCAAGAGTGAGCGGGCGGCTAGATGGTATGCCAGCTATGGAGCCGAGCGCCTCCGAGGATCGGATTTGACCTTGGTGATGCCGCTGGCGACGTTCGCAACCGATCTGCGGGCCAAGGGACTGCTTTGA
- a CDS encoding LacI family DNA-binding transcriptional regulator — protein sequence MAQKIKLSTIADALGVSTATVSLALRDSPLVAGSTRDRIKEHARAIGYIYNRRAASLRTSRSGIVGVVVHDIMNPFFAEILRSIESELDRSRQTFILSNHYDQLEKQRTFIDTLLQLGADGVIMSPAIGTPASDILMAEENGLPAVLIARTVEGADVPVFRGDDSYGTGLATNHLISLGHKRIAMIGGTDQTSTGRDRYQGYVNAMEAAGLEVRPSWRIAGPRTKQAGFEAAGQFLALKDRPTAACCWNDLVAIGLMNGIARAGLVPGIDISVTGYDDLEEAAIATPALTTVWNGQREVGRRAASALLDKLNGQTVRPSQELIKPELHVRQSTGKPVERA from the coding sequence CTGGCACAAAAAATCAAGCTTTCGACGATCGCCGATGCACTCGGCGTGTCCACGGCCACCGTGTCGCTGGCGCTGCGCGACAGCCCGCTGGTTGCGGGCTCGACGCGCGACCGCATCAAGGAGCATGCGCGCGCCATCGGCTATATCTACAATCGCCGCGCCGCCAGCCTGCGCACTTCGCGTTCGGGCATTGTCGGCGTCGTCGTGCACGACATCATGAACCCGTTCTTCGCCGAGATCCTGCGTTCGATCGAGAGCGAGCTCGACCGCAGCCGGCAGACCTTCATCCTGTCCAACCACTACGACCAGCTCGAAAAGCAGCGCACCTTCATCGATACGCTGCTGCAGCTCGGTGCCGACGGCGTCATCATGTCGCCGGCCATCGGCACCCCGGCTTCCGACATCCTGATGGCCGAAGAGAACGGCCTGCCGGCGGTGCTGATCGCCCGCACCGTCGAGGGCGCCGACGTGCCGGTGTTTCGCGGCGACGACTCCTACGGAACAGGCCTCGCCACCAACCATCTGATCTCGCTCGGCCACAAGCGCATCGCCATGATCGGCGGCACCGACCAGACCTCGACCGGCCGCGACCGCTACCAGGGCTATGTCAACGCCATGGAAGCTGCCGGGCTGGAAGTCAGGCCCTCCTGGCGCATCGCCGGCCCGCGCACCAAGCAGGCCGGCTTCGAGGCGGCCGGGCAATTCCTGGCGCTGAAGGACAGGCCGACCGCCGCCTGCTGCTGGAACGACCTCGTCGCCATCGGCCTGATGAACGGCATTGCCCGTGCCGGCCTGGTGCCCGGCATCGACATCTCCGTCACCGGCTATGACGATCTCGAGGAGGCGGCGATCGCCACGCCGGCGCTGACCACCGTCTGGAACGGTCAGCGCGAGGTCGGCCGCCGCGCCGCCAGCGCGCTGCTCGACAAGCTCAACGGCCAGACGGTGCGGCCCTCGCAGGAATTGATCAAGCCGGAACTGCATGTGCGCCAGTCGACCGGCAAGCCGGTGGAGCGGGCATGA
- a CDS encoding MarR family winged helix-turn-helix transcriptional regulator encodes MAKADKTATMSRLHSAARLARTALAARLLAHGFYAGQDQIMLALDREDGQTPGNLAGRLGVRPPTITKTINRLQAQGFLEKRASEADARQAHIFLTETGRETIRAIEKSVKKTEKQALKGLDKKDQKALFKLLARIEANLSNEELVLMDDDAESDD; translated from the coding sequence ATGGCCAAGGCGGACAAGACTGCAACAATGAGCCGGCTGCATTCGGCGGCAAGGCTGGCAAGAACCGCGCTGGCGGCCCGGCTTCTGGCGCACGGCTTCTATGCCGGCCAGGACCAGATCATGCTGGCGCTCGACCGCGAGGACGGCCAGACGCCGGGCAACCTTGCCGGTCGCCTCGGCGTGCGCCCGCCGACCATCACCAAGACCATCAACCGGCTGCAGGCGCAGGGTTTTCTGGAAAAGCGCGCCTCCGAGGCCGATGCCCGCCAGGCGCACATCTTCCTCACCGAGACCGGCCGCGAAACCATTCGCGCCATCGAGAAGTCGGTGAAGAAGACCGAAAAGCAAGCGCTGAAGGGCCTCGACAAGAAGGACCAGAAGGCGCTGTTCAAGCTGCTCGCCCGCATCGAGGCCAACCTCTCCAACGAGGAACTGGTGTTGATGGATGACGACGCCGAGTCGGACGACTGA
- a CDS encoding AraC family transcriptional regulator: protein MSHDLGSQAFEGLGRLCTDAAENCIISAPAPAGMERIEARFHGSAFDLHRHDTYAIGVTLQGVQTFRYRGATRLSLPGQIIVLHPDELHDGGAGTEDGLRYRMLYLEPSLMLDCLGGASLPFVRDAVVRDDAFCATLLSALGPLEQELDELFVDDFLTQLMRSLARHAGQPAKPMARTAWRAAALARDYLTENATRTVRSGELEAITGLDRYALSRHFRAAFSTSPHRFLVMRRLQRARRMITAGEPLAQIAVEAGFTDQSHFNRQFKKAFGMTPGRWSSLIRDSAPAAA, encoded by the coding sequence ATGTCGCACGATCTAGGCAGCCAGGCCTTCGAGGGTCTTGGACGTTTGTGCACTGACGCGGCTGAAAACTGCATCATCTCCGCCCCGGCCCCTGCGGGCATGGAGCGAATCGAGGCGCGCTTCCACGGCAGCGCCTTCGATCTGCACCGCCATGACACCTACGCGATCGGGGTGACGCTGCAGGGTGTGCAGACCTTTCGCTATCGCGGCGCGACGCGGCTAAGCCTGCCCGGCCAGATCATCGTGCTGCATCCCGACGAATTGCATGATGGCGGCGCCGGCACCGAGGACGGGTTGCGCTACAGGATGCTCTATCTCGAACCCTCGCTGATGCTGGACTGCCTTGGCGGCGCATCGCTGCCCTTTGTCAGGGATGCCGTGGTGCGGGATGACGCCTTCTGCGCCACGCTGCTTTCAGCGCTGGGGCCGTTGGAGCAGGAACTCGACGAGTTGTTCGTCGACGATTTTCTCACGCAACTGATGCGAAGCCTGGCGCGCCATGCCGGCCAGCCGGCAAAGCCGATGGCCAGGACGGCGTGGCGGGCGGCCGCACTGGCACGGGACTATCTGACGGAGAACGCCACGCGCACCGTGCGCTCCGGCGAGCTGGAAGCCATCACCGGGCTTGACCGCTATGCCCTATCGCGGCATTTCCGCGCCGCCTTCTCGACCAGCCCGCATCGTTTCCTGGTGATGCGCCGGCTTCAGCGTGCGCGGCGGATGATCACCGCCGGCGAACCGCTGGCGCAGATCGCGGTCGAGGCCGGCTTCACCGACCAGAGCCACTTCAACAGGCAATTCAAGAAGGCGTTCGGCATGACGCCGGGACGCTGGTCGTCGCTGATCAGGGACTCGGCCCCGGCAGCGGCCTGA
- a CDS encoding CobW family GTP-binding protein, producing MSDAQTQIPVTVLTGYLGAGKTTLLNRILSENHGKRYAVIVNEFGEIGIDNDLIVESDEEIYEMNNGCVCCTVRGDLIRVVEGLMRRAGRFDAIVVETTGLADPVPVAQTFFMDDDVRSKTKLDAVVALVDAKHLPLRLKDSKEAEDQIAFADVVVLNKTDLVTPEELAKVEATIRAINPAARIHRTTRAGVALSEVLDRGAFDLSRALENDPHFLEAHDDHHHDHDHDGHDHHHHDHDGHDHHHHAHPSDIHDVTVQSVSLRGGEMDPKKFFPWIEKITQMEGPNILRLKGIIALKGDDERYVIQGVHMIIEGDHQRAWKDGEKHESRLVFIGRELDAERLKKSFDACQA from the coding sequence ATGAGCGACGCACAGACGCAGATCCCCGTAACCGTTCTCACCGGCTATCTCGGCGCCGGCAAGACGACGCTGCTCAACCGCATCCTGTCGGAAAACCACGGCAAGCGCTACGCGGTCATCGTCAATGAATTCGGCGAAATCGGCATCGACAACGACCTGATCGTGGAATCCGACGAGGAGATCTACGAGATGAACAATGGCTGCGTCTGCTGCACGGTGCGCGGCGACCTGATCCGCGTCGTCGAAGGCCTGATGCGCCGGGCCGGCCGTTTCGACGCCATCGTGGTCGAGACCACCGGTCTCGCCGATCCGGTGCCGGTGGCACAGACCTTCTTCATGGACGACGACGTGCGCTCCAAGACCAAGCTTGATGCGGTGGTGGCGCTGGTCGATGCCAAGCATCTGCCGCTCAGGCTCAAGGATTCCAAGGAAGCCGAGGACCAGATCGCCTTCGCCGACGTCGTCGTGCTCAACAAGACCGATCTCGTCACTCCGGAAGAGCTCGCCAAGGTCGAGGCGACGATCCGCGCCATCAACCCGGCGGCTCGGATCCATCGCACGACGCGCGCCGGCGTCGCGCTGTCGGAAGTGCTCGACCGCGGCGCCTTCGACCTTTCGCGGGCGCTGGAAAACGATCCGCATTTCCTCGAGGCGCATGACGATCATCATCATGACCACGATCATGACGGCCATGATCACCACCACCATGACCATGACGGGCATGATCATCACCATCATGCGCATCCGTCAGACATCCATGACGTGACGGTGCAGTCGGTGTCGCTGCGCGGCGGCGAGATGGACCCGAAGAAGTTCTTCCCGTGGATCGAGAAGATCACCCAGATGGAAGGCCCCAACATCCTGCGGCTGAAGGGCATCATTGCCTTGAAGGGCGATGACGAGCGCTATGTCATCCAGGGCGTGCACATGATCATCGAGGGCGACCACCAGCGTGCCTGGAAGGACGGCGAAAAACATGAGAGCCGGCTGGTGTTCATCGGCCGCGAACTCGACGCCGAGCGCCTGAAGAAGAGTTTTGACGCCTGCCAGGCTTAA